From the Streptococcus oralis ATCC 35037 genome, one window contains:
- the mecA gene encoding adaptor protein MecA: MKMKQISDTTLKITMTLDDLMDRGMEIADFLVPQEKTEEFFYAILDELEMPDNFLDSGMLSFRVTPKPDKVDVFVTKSKIDQNLDFEDLADLPDMEELAQMSPDEFLKTLEKSIADKTKDDIEAIQSLEQVEAKEEEKEQADKETESKKEPYIYYILRFASLADLVAFAKTVNYQMETSELYKMNGHYYLTILVDVENHPSPYPAWLLARMREFADDSDISRSVLQEYGQILVNHDAVLNLQKIRS; encoded by the coding sequence ATGAAGATGAAACAAATCAGTGATACAACACTAAAAATCACGATGACTTTAGATGATTTGATGGACCGAGGAATGGAGATTGCAGACTTTCTCGTTCCTCAGGAAAAAACCGAAGAGTTTTTCTATGCTATTTTAGATGAGTTAGAGATGCCAGACAATTTCTTGGATAGTGGCATGCTGAGTTTCCGCGTGACGCCAAAACCTGATAAGGTGGACGTCTTTGTGACCAAGTCCAAGATTGACCAGAATTTGGATTTTGAAGATTTGGCGGATCTACCAGACATGGAAGAATTAGCCCAAATGTCGCCTGATGAATTTCTCAAAACCTTGGAAAAGAGTATTGCAGATAAAACCAAGGACGATATTGAGGCCATCCAATCTCTAGAGCAGGTCGAAGCAAAGGAAGAAGAGAAAGAGCAGGCAGACAAGGAGACTGAGAGTAAGAAAGAACCTTATATCTACTATATCCTGCGCTTTGCAAGCCTTGCTGACTTAGTTGCTTTTGCAAAGACGGTTAACTACCAGATGGAAACCTCTGAACTCTATAAGATGAATGGACACTACTATTTGACAATCTTAGTCGATGTGGAAAATCATCCAAGTCCATATCCAGCCTGGCTCTTGGCTCGTATGCGTGAGTTTGCAGATGACAGTGACATCAGTCGTTCCGTTTTGCAAGAGTATGGGCAAATCTTGGTCAATCACGATGCAGTTCTTAATCTGCAAAAGATTCGTTCATAA